The sequence TTCTCCGGGTCAATACCTGTCCAGGAAATCTCAAGTCATCCTTCAAACAGTTCCACTCAAAATCTGAGCCTGGTATTTATAGATCTGTCTAATAACTCATTGAGTGGTCATTTGCCCGCAGAGATCAGTGAGTTTCATAGCTTGGTATATCTCAACCTATCTAAGAACAATTTTGACGGTATCATTCCTGAAGACTTTCCAGATCAACTAAAAGGATTTAACGTGTCTTTCAATCATCTCTCTGGTGTTGTACCTGAAAACTTACGGCAGTTTCCTGATTCCGCATTTTATCCAGGGAACTCTTTGCTAAAATTTCCCCATTCCCTATCATCACCGAAGGGTGTCCTCAATAATACTTCTAGGGAGCACAGGCCCCTTAAGAAAGCTGCTATTAGAATTTCCCTCATAGCAGGTTTGGTTGGTGGTGCTGCTGTTTTAGCGCTTTCATGTATGATGATCTATTACAGGGGTCATTGGCAGGAATGTACAAGTTCGAAAGAAAATTCTGGGAAGAAAGCTGTCGAACAAGGAGATTCTGCCCTTTCTCATAGATCGGTACCTGAAAAAAGTGTAGACGGCTCAAAATCTTCTCAAGATCTTTCACCATCATCCCAAACAAGGTATCCTCATGATGCCTCTGATACTTCATCAGTTCTAAAGTCTCTCTTATCATCATCAAATCTAACCCTAAAAATCAACAACCTCTTGAGAATGTTCAAAAGTTGTTCTCCAGATAAATTGGCTGGTGATTTACATCTGTTTGATGGCTCCTTGGTGTTCACAGCAGAAGAACTTTCATGTGCTCCTGCAGAAGCTATTGGAAGGAGTTGTCATGGAACAATGTACAAAGCTATGCTTGACTCAGGTCATGTATTGGCTGTGAAATGGCTAAGGGAGGGTATAGCAAAAGGGAGGAAAGAATTTGCAAGAGAAGTAAAGAAACTAGGAAACATCAGACATCCGAATCTGGTTTCTCTGCTCGGTTACTACTGGGGCCCAAAGGAGCATGAGAAACTGATTATATCAACTTATATTAATGCACAATCGTTGGCATTCCATCTCCATGGTAAGACTCTGTTATCTTTCATTTTAGGATTTGAAATAAGAATCTCCCGAATATTGTTTCCATTAAAATCTCAGCAAAATGAAATTGCCAAGCCAAGCTGAGcccattatttttgttttctggtctTGGTAAAGCTCCCACATATATCTAAAATGCTGGGAGTGTAATATTGTTCCTTGTGTACACCTTGATTTTACTAGcatttctttctctcctccaaaaaataaaatctgtgtgatatttattttaatgtgtCTTTACTAGATATAGAGGTTTCAATAGGTTTCaattttatgttaattttGAGAGTAGTAAGGATGCATATGAGAAACTTTTGGAACTCAATGAAATTTATGATGAGTTAGGTAGATCATAACAGTGCAGAAAATCTATTAGTAGTTAAACCAGAGGGCTTGGTataaatttctaaaaataggAGTGATGTCCATGTATTTTTCCTAAACCTCTAAGGAGGTTTGAATGAGCTTTATGCTGGTCTTACTCTGTGACAAGGTAAAATGATCTGGATCCATTTGGTCATTCTACAATTCACTATTTTTACTTGTTTACCAGTGGTCTGTGGGTAACAAAAGAATTCTACTGTATAAGATAACAAAGTACACTCGGAATCCAGTTTGATTGGTTTTCAGGACTAAGGAATGGTAAATAGATCaacgggaatttttttttgttcttttccgATAGTAGGATTTGGGAATTAGGTCGAAGATTACAGTGCAGAAAAACTTTAAATAGTTAAACAAGAGAGCTTGGGTAAAGGAGGTTTATGTATCCTTAGTAAACCCCTAGgaaagtttgagttttgagcattttatttttaatgtgtAGCACTAAACTGAATTGATCTGGATTCATTTCATTATAAAGAAAGTCACAGTTTTTACCTTGTTACCATTAGTCCCTAGTTTTTTACTATAAAAGTTTCTAGGAGGTACAATAATTGCTCGCCGAGATGATAAATAATCTATGATCATGACACATGCAATCTTGGAATCTAGTCATGATTTTGAAAACTGATGAGTTGTAAATCAACATCAGTAACATCTGATTTTACTTTTGGTCAGTCTTTAATGACAATAAACTAAGATATGCACTTGTGTTAATTGATTTTTCTCCATAAACTCTGTGCTATGGTATAACTTTGGGATGGAGTTGCAATGaaaaatttccttttaatCATCCCTTGAATATCCTTTAACAAAATTGACTTTGTATTATTTATTAGAGAATATTAATTGTGTGCCAGAACTTCAGTCTGGCTGACAGAACCTGGCCGACATCCTAGCGTACTAAAACCTGTAACCAATGCTGAAAATTGTCCAAAGAGAGAGGGCAATGTATTTTAAATGACctagatttattttattgaaattgaTGTCTTTTACTATGTGCTATTCTACTGTAAATTTACAACCTGTTAGGTTAGGATGGCAGTTTATGCTAAGGTGTATCAGGTGTTCATTAATGGGAAATTGTTGTGCTTTTAGAGTAGGAGACACCTTTTGTTACTGTTTATAGTAGTATTTCACCAAATGTGTTGTGTGGTTTctgtgaattttttatttatcaaatgtCTTGGTCTTGAATGATTGTTAAAATGCATGACCCGTCTTATTTTGCCTTTCAATAATTTACTATTATGGaggcactttttttttttttggcgcATCCATAAGAAATATATTCCTAAAGCTTTAGCGAGTTAACATCTGCCATTAACAGCTTAAAATGCATGAAACATATTTTATTGGAGTTTGTATTATCAGTTGGCCCCTACCAACTTTCCTGTAATAAATCCATCACTTTAATTGGACAATTTATGGGTGACATCGGCAACACCCTTCTAATATTTTGCATATGTTTTAAAAATCTTTTTCTAGTTTTATTCCTGCACCTGACATGAGTTTTCTGAATCTTTCTGAGTCGTCTACAGAAGTTGAGCCAAGAAAACTTTCACCCCTGTCTCTTGAGGAACGGCTCAGAATTTCTGTAGATGTTGCCCGATGTCTGAACTTCCTACATAATGAGAAGGCAATTCCCCATGGCAACCTCAAATCcacaaatattttattagaaaCCCCTAGTCTGAACGCAGTCCTCACAGATTACAGTCTCCACCGAATTTTGACTCCGGCTGGCACTACTGAGCAAGTACTGAATGCAGGTGCTCTTGGCTATCGGCCCCCTGAATTTGCTAGCTCAAGTAAACCCTGCCCATCCTTGAAGAGTGATGTCTATGCGTTCGGGGTGATCTTGTTGGAGCTCTTGACTGGAAAGAGTTCCGGGGAGATTGTGTCTGGCATACCCGGTGTGGTTGATTTGACAGACTGGGTGAGACTATTGGCAGAAGAAAATCGTTCTTTTGAATGCATTGACAGGGTGATTCTGGAAAAGCGTAGCGTTAAGCACTCCCCTAGAGTTCTTGATGGTATGCTACAGGTAGCTCTAAGATGTATCCAACCAGCATCGGAAAGACCCGACATCAAAACTGTGTTTGAAGAGATTTCAGGTATAGTGAACTAAAGGGCACCCCAGGTACAACAAATGCTCTAACTGTAGTCATTGGTACTAACACCATACATcgattcttttttcatttttgtgtaATTTACTAATTGATTGTCAACTGATCCTGTAATTGACAAAGCCAAACAGGTAGTGGTACAGTTCAGAGGAAAATAAGTTCATTGTTTATATGTGGGGTGAATAATTTTTGTTGACCCTACTGGCATATGTGGGGTATGATTTTCATACTGGCATTCGTGTGGTATTCATTTTAGATCTTCATCACTGAGATTTCACAATCTGCAAACTTTTAAACTGCCAAGCTTATTTCTGCACCCAAATTTATGGAAATACTGTACGTGGATATAAtgtgttttcaaatttatggacacaaaattttcaatttttattttattttttggatatCTAAGAAAATATAAGCTCAATTAGTAGAAAGATGGTGGACAAGGTTGGCTTTTACATCTCACGGAAGCTTTGTCCAACATTTTGCGAGACATTTTAAACTGCCAAACTGATTGAACACGACCTGACTGAGCCGTTCGGTTTGGTGCGGGTTTAACTTTTATTGTCAAATTTTGGTAACAAAAATCGAATTGGATTTCTGAACTGATtctgttttgggttttaaaattGGCAGTTCAACCAAACTGAACCGGTCcaatatattcttttttaaattctttttaggtgaaaagtcacttttggtccctGTAATTTGACACTAAAACCACTTTTGACCATGTAGTTTCAATTTCGTCATTTTTTActgtatttttcatatttgtagcaattcaagtacaagataaattttttatcaATTTCTTTAACGGAGCAACCACGTGGAGGGACAATTTCGTGAGACCAAAATCTCACGCTAAAAGCTGGTCTCTACTTCTTCCCTAGGGCGTGAAAATGGGCAaccaaaatctcaaaatcctCTCTTCACTATTCCAAATTCCCAACACCTAACCAATCTCTATCTCCTTCATCCCTTTCTTTCTCCCTACATGTCCAATCTTCCAAATAACCAATTTCTCTTGCTCCTTTCTCAACTCCCTCCACCATTCTTCACCTCACACCCACCACCACTCAACAACTATAGCAACTATAGCAATTGTAGGAGATAGTGGCTGCTTTAAAAATGAAGTACAAAAGTGTAAAATCACACCCACCACCATAGCAACAAGGCAATAACTTTCCAAACCCAAAGTTACAGAACAAAACAAGGtcatttgaacccaaaaaagaaaacaaacaaacaaaccaagGCCACAAAAGAATGGAATAAACAAAAGCGTTGGAACCCACTTATATGCATTGAAAACTCAAATACAAGTTATAAAACAATTTCGCACAGAAAATTGAACCTTTAAAGAGTCTGAGTTCACCTAGATTATTGAAACCTCCATCGACTTCAACTCTCTTCTTCACTATTGTCGTTGCTTCTTTGCGGAAATAACAACCGATTGAAGTTCTGCAAGTCTTTTCGCACCCTCTTGTTGCACTCAATTGAAAGCCCAGACGaatttcattaaatttttaGGAGCACTAATCCTAATCTACTTTAAAATGGCTGCGCGCCTAGGGAAGAGGTAGAGATGAGCTTTTACGTGGGGCTGACTAACAAAATTGCCCCTTACGTGACAAAATTGCCTCTCCACGTGAGGGGCACGTGGTTATTTtgttaaagaaattgaaggaaattttatcatgtccttgaattgctacaaatatGAAACTACATAGTCAAAAgtgacaaaattaaaactacaaggtcaaaagtggttgaagtgccaaactatagggaccaaaagtgacttttggcATTCTTTTTAGGGATCTTcactaatatacccaaaataggagctgaaattataaaaaaaccccacatggaaaacacttcataaacacacccaaaatccatttattaaataacaaattagtgTTGAAGTTCCAATAAATTACAGCACTGCCACTATCAAgcccaacagaaaaaaaaactcaaaaaacacccaaaacaaacccagcccaaatttataaacaagCCCAAACATTGTACCATCTCGTATTCCATAACTTtcggcccaaaaaaaaaaaagtaaacccaaaattaaaattaaaaaaaaaataaaaaattacgaAAACCAAGGGTCTGTCCCCACGATCCTTCATTCTCCATCAAACCTCCGCAAATCATATCataaaagtacattgttaataccatgtcattaaagtacattgttaatatcatgtcataaaagtgcattgttaataccatgctatattgttaatacaatttcatagaaaaacattcttaatacaatttcatagaaaaacattgtaaatactatttcatacaaaaaatccaaaaaaccctaacaagaGATTCGATATCCTTTGCTGCCACCTCCAATTGTCCATAGTTTCACCAGATACAATTGCAAAGGCACAAGGAAATACctttataagaagaaaaaaaaaaaagtacactgttaatactatgtcacagaagtacattgttaatactatgtcatagaactaTTTTCCTAGGAAAAATCACATTTtgcatatcataaacttcaagtgCACAGCCATATATAGAGCAAAATATAGAGCGTGCTTTGTTACTGAAaatctgttaatactatgtcatagaagtacactgttaatactatgttaTATAAATCAACTCAGTTGCAGGGTATGAACAATATAACAACTGCTCATACCACTTACTGAAAGTTAACAACTACTCATACGACTTACAGATAACAAATTGTATACTACAAATCATACCACTTACTGAAAGTTAACAACTACTCATACGACTTACAGATAACAAATTGTATACTACAAATCAACTTACCAGCTTGTTGAAATTTACAAAAGTCATATATTAGACCCACAACCacccaaaaatccaaaattggCTTGTTGCAAATGCCATATCAATGCACAGAAAGATGACCATATACGAGTTGCAAATCATAATAAATGGCACAACTGAAAACGAAATGCTATACCTGGAGGAAGGGATTGCTTCAACTTGTCGGCCTTCTCCGAATCAAACACGCAAAGAGTGTAAAGGTACTTGGAGCATCGAACCTTAAACTTGACAGCATCTTTGCTCCTCTTGATTTTGATAGAGTGTGCATCCTTCCTTCTTGCAGTTAGAAGGAAATCCTTAATCTCGTGGATTTGCTTCGGCTGTTGGTACAGAGACAGAGTACATACATTAACATTctcaaatttaaaatcaaCAAGGCTTGTATGTTCACATGTTTTAACATCTACCATCCATCACTTAACACAGCTATACCAGATTATTAGTGTGTCAattacttcttcttttttcttttcatgagGATTAAATCCATATTGCTAGAAAGATACAAGAACAATGGGTGGGACACCAGGAAAAAACATTATACAAACCATGGCCAGACATGCTTCAAATGAAATACACAGGCAACTGTTCATTTTCCAGAATCATAACTGTATGAACCACTGCTTTTGTATTCAGCtccaaaacacaaaatcatTGAGACCCATTCTAAATTGGAACACAAAATCATTGAGGACCATTCATACAATAAAACTAGAAAATACTGAAATGAGCAATCAACATAAGAATAAACGGTGAAAATATGTACATCAGAGGCGTCACTGatgtacattgttaatactatgtcatagaactaTCTTCTTAGTAAAAATCACATTATGtatatcataaacttcaaatgcACAGCTATATATAGAGCAAAATATAGAGCATGCTTTGTTACTAAAAAtatgttaatactatgtcatagaagtacactattaatactatgtcatagaagtcAACTTAGTTGCAAGGTATGAACAATATAACAACTATTCATACCACTTACTGGAAGTTAACAACTACatcatttcatttgcataatagGTACGATAAAAAATCCAAACAGTACCAAACATCAAAACCAAGTCAACACTAAACAATATTTTGCGCATAATGTAAATGATTACCTGGCATTGGTGTGTATCAGTCTCAATTGATcaataatgaaaatgattaCCTGAGCATCAATGTCATGGTCCACCTCATCAGTAGTAGCCTGAGATCCTCATGCGACAATCTGGTAAGGGGTAACCcaagttttcttctcttcaatcGACATTTTTCTGAAACAATGTTCTCAAGATAAGATATGGTTGTTGGAGAAGCATTCATATGCAACTCTGTTCTTGCACAAAAACACACAGAGTCGCTCTTTCTATCCACATGCACTCACGCATGGCCATAGCATGCATACACACATCAATAATACAgattttacaaataaatttttatttcattacaTCAACATGTAGATGtcaaaatattaaactaaGATCCAATGTTACTGAACAATCTGCACTTTTGAACAACTATTTTTCGGAGTTCTTCCAAATGCATATCAACCTCTCATAAAGCTGAAAACAAGAGATCATAACGGAGTCCATTATAAGTTTAGCCGTTGAAATAAACTATATCTACAAAGGCTTCCATTCAATGTTAATCATATGCATATAAAAAGGTTTGAAGTCATAaatcagcaacaacaaaaaaagttaaacaAGATGCTTTTGTTTATCTCTATATaccaaacaaacaacattACTGAACCCCAAATCATATTACACTATCTGTTCAAGAAAGAGCACATCATGTTGGATATACCTCTTCAGTAACTTTAGGAAGAAGCTGTGCCACTTCTCCACAAATAACCTAGATCACTGAGAATCTAAATCCAAGAACAGTAATAAGAGGAGTTCTTAGCTCTGTCTCCGTCCGAGATTGTTGTGGTTGACGTTGCTTGAATTCGATGGTGCTAGAGAAGGAA comes from Prunus dulcis chromosome 6, ALMONDv2, whole genome shotgun sequence and encodes:
- the LOC117632654 gene encoding probable inactive receptor kinase At5g10020, which translates into the protein MQTINLILFLLLVVIASGQSDLGALLELREGIQKDPTGKVLVSWDSKSVDSDGCPLNWVGIACSNGHVTSITVNDAGLVGEFSFSAITGLKMLRNLSVSNNQLTGTISKVGLFETLEYLDLSCNLFHGLIPSALVNLKSLVLLNLSSNQFKGIIPTGLGKLEQLRYIDARANGFFGDIMNFLPKMGSLVHVDLSSNLFSGSLDLGRGNSSLVSSIQYLNVSHNSLVGELFPHDGMPYFDSLETFDASYNQLVGPMPSFNFVFSLRTLRLGSNQLSGSLPEALFQESSMLLSELDLSLNKLEGPVRSITSATLKKLNISSNKLSGSLPAMVGHCAIIDLSNNMLTGNLSPIRRWGNYIEVIQLSSNSLTGSLPNETSQFLRLTSFKISNNSLEGALPPVLGTYPELKVIDLSLNRLQGFLLPSFFSSTKLTDLNLSGNNFSGSIPVQEISSHPSNSSTQNLSLVFIDLSNNSLSGHLPAEISEFHSLVYLNLSKNNFDGIIPEDFPDQLKGFNVSFNHLSGVVPENLRQFPDSAFYPGNSLLKFPHSLSSPKGVLNNTSREHRPLKKAAIRISLIAGLVGGAAVLALSCMMIYYRGHWQECTSSKENSGKKAVEQGDSALSHRSVPEKSVDGSKSSQDLSPSSQTRYPHDASDTSSVLKSLLSSSNLTLKINNLLRMFKSCSPDKLAGDLHLFDGSLVFTAEELSCAPAEAIGRSCHGTMYKAMLDSGHVLAVKWLREGIAKGRKEFAREVKKLGNIRHPNLVSLLGYYWGPKEHEKLIISTYINAQSLAFHLHEVEPRKLSPLSLEERLRISVDVARCLNFLHNEKAIPHGNLKSTNILLETPSLNAVLTDYSLHRILTPAGTTEQVLNAGALGYRPPEFASSSKPCPSLKSDVYAFGVILLELLTGKSSGEIVSGIPGVVDLTDWVRLLAEENRSFECIDRVILEKRSVKHSPRVLDGMLQVALRCIQPASERPDIKTVFEEISGIVN